DNA sequence from the Deltaproteobacteria bacterium genome:
TCTTCAGGGTCGGCCGCCCCTGCAAAGGATGGCCTTCTACCCTTCCGACAGTCACCGCACAGGGTGAACTGAGAAACGATCAAAACGCCGCCACCCGTCTCGGTTACGGAGTGATTCATCCTGCCCTTTTCGTCCTCGAAGATCCGGAGCGTAAGGCACTTGTCGACCACGTATTCGGCATCGCACTCCGTATCCCCTTTCTCGACCCCGAGAAGGACAAGGATCCCAGGACCGATCCTTCCGGTCTCCGCTCCGTCAACCACGACCCAGGCCTTGCCCACTCGCTGAACG
Encoded proteins:
- the dtd gene encoding D-tyrosyl-tRNA(Tyr) deacylase, which translates into the protein MRAVVQRVGKAWVVVDGAETGRIGPGILVLLGVEKGDTECDAEYVVDKCLTLRIFEDEKGRMNHSVTETGGGVLIVSQFTLCGDCRKGRRPSFAGAADPEEGRRLYEYAVGLARGRGVPVATGVFRAHMEVYIMNDGPVTLLIDSRKRF